Proteins encoded by one window of Swingsia samuiensis:
- the ilvB gene encoding biosynthetic-type acetolactate synthase large subunit: MSKDVLTGAEVLLRVLDELGVEVIFGYPGGAVLPIYDALFKQERIRHILVRHEQAAVHAAEAYARSTGKTGVVLVTSGPGATNAVTGLVDALLDSIPVVCLAGQVPTKLIGNDAFQEADTTGITRPATKHNYLVRDAGSLAPIIREAFYVAQSGRPGPVLVDLPKDITVGSAPLTPATASRLKSSRFKGKASSEGIKRTIEAMKSAKKPLFYTGGGIINSGPEASTLLRTLARKTGFPVTSTLMGLGAFPSPDPQFLGMLGMHGSVEANMATHGCDLLIALGTRFDDRVTGRVDAFSPDSFKVHADIDPSQIDKIISVDVRLEGDVGETLSALLEAWGDTPAPDLTMWWKQIASWRSVDGFGFTQDMTPSAVIRPQYAIKRLYELVQERGRDTFVSTEVGQHQMWAAQHFQFDKPNRWLTSGGLGTMGYGLPAAVGAQVAHPDALVIDIAGEASTLMNIQELGTIAQYRLPVKVFILNNHYMGMVRQWQELLHGSRYSQSYSEALPDFVKLAEAFHGTGLRATTVGELDNVIHAMLDHDGPVIADICVAENENCYPMIPSGAAHNQILLGPDQDTAAAGLTEEGKMLV; this comes from the coding sequence TTTTTGGTTATCCAGGTGGTGCTGTCCTCCCTATTTATGATGCTTTGTTTAAGCAGGAACGAATACGCCATATCCTTGTTCGGCATGAGCAGGCCGCTGTGCATGCGGCAGAAGCTTATGCGCGCTCGACAGGGAAAACGGGTGTAGTTCTTGTGACATCAGGGCCGGGAGCAACCAATGCTGTTACCGGGTTGGTTGATGCATTGCTGGATTCGATTCCTGTCGTTTGTCTGGCAGGGCAAGTCCCAACGAAGCTGATTGGAAATGATGCTTTTCAGGAGGCTGATACAACGGGCATAACCCGTCCAGCCACAAAGCATAATTATCTTGTGCGTGATGCTGGGTCTTTGGCCCCCATCATTCGAGAAGCTTTTTATGTGGCGCAGTCAGGTCGTCCGGGGCCAGTTCTTGTTGATTTGCCGAAAGACATAACGGTTGGTTCAGCACCATTAACACCAGCTACAGCATCACGCTTAAAATCTTCTCGTTTTAAAGGCAAAGCCTCTTCCGAGGGGATTAAACGTACAATAGAGGCCATGAAATCCGCCAAAAAGCCTTTGTTTTATACAGGCGGTGGAATAATTAACTCAGGTCCTGAAGCATCCACGCTTTTGCGTACTCTTGCACGTAAGACTGGCTTCCCCGTGACATCAACTTTGATGGGGTTAGGGGCTTTTCCATCTCCCGACCCGCAGTTTCTGGGAATGCTAGGGATGCATGGCTCTGTGGAGGCCAATATGGCTACGCATGGGTGTGATTTATTGATCGCTTTAGGAACGCGGTTTGATGATCGCGTAACAGGGCGTGTCGATGCATTTTCTCCTGATTCTTTTAAGGTTCATGCAGACATAGATCCGAGTCAGATCGATAAGATCATTTCAGTGGATGTCCGTTTGGAAGGCGATGTTGGAGAGACACTTTCCGCCTTATTAGAGGCATGGGGGGACACCCCAGCACCAGACCTGACAATGTGGTGGAAGCAAATTGCGTCGTGGCGCAGTGTCGATGGGTTTGGGTTTACCCAAGACATGACGCCTTCGGCTGTTATTCGTCCGCAATACGCTATCAAGCGTCTGTATGAGTTGGTGCAGGAGCGTGGGCGCGATACGTTTGTTTCAACGGAAGTAGGGCAGCATCAGATGTGGGCCGCTCAGCACTTTCAGTTTGATAAGCCGAACCGGTGGCTGACTTCCGGTGGCTTAGGCACAATGGGGTATGGACTGCCTGCTGCCGTAGGGGCGCAGGTCGCTCATCCAGATGCTTTGGTGATTGATATTGCGGGTGAAGCCTCAACATTGATGAATATTCAAGAGTTGGGAACGATCGCGCAATATCGCTTGCCGGTGAAAGTTTTTATTCTGAATAACCACTATATGGGAATGGTGCGGCAGTGGCAGGAGTTGCTGCATGGATCGCGTTATTCTCAGTCCTATAGTGAGGCTTTGCCTGATTTTGTGAAATTGGCTGAAGCCTTCCATGGAACAGGCTTACGCGCAACGACTGTAGGTGAGCTGGATAACGTTATTCATGCGATGTTAGATCATGATGGGCCTGTGATCGCGGATATTTGTGTAGCCGAAAATGAAAATTGCTACCCTATGATTCCATCGGGTGCGGCTCATAATCAAATTCTGCTTGGCCCTGATCAGGATACGGCAGCAGCGGGTTTAACCGAAGAAGGGAAGATGTTGGTCTAA
- the ilvN gene encoding acetolactate synthase small subunit, translating into MSETIQQSVISILIENESGALARVVGLFSGRGYNIESLTVALIDAQRGLSRITILTSGTPMVIQQIKAQIKRLIPVHAVCGLTEEGPYVGRELALVKIVSHGEDRTEGLRIAEAFRARPIDMTVESFVFELTGSPTKIDAFIDLMRPLGLAEVSRTGIAAIGRGPKTFYMNEEPV; encoded by the coding sequence ATGTCAGAAACAATCCAACAATCAGTAATCTCAATTCTTATTGAGAACGAAAGCGGCGCTTTAGCACGTGTCGTTGGGCTGTTTTCTGGCCGTGGTTATAATATTGAAAGCTTAACGGTTGCTTTGATTGATGCACAACGTGGACTTTCAAGAATAACTATTCTGACATCTGGAACCCCTATGGTTATCCAGCAGATCAAGGCGCAGATTAAGCGTTTGATCCCCGTGCATGCTGTCTGTGGGTTAACCGAAGAGGGGCCTTATGTTGGGCGTGAGCTTGCCTTGGTGAAGATCGTCTCACACGGGGAAGATCGAACTGAAGGGTTGCGTATAGCAGAAGCTTTTAGAGCTCGCCCCATTGACATGACGGTAGAAAGCTTTGTCTTTGAGTTAACAGGATCACCAACCAAGATAGATGCCTTTATTGATTTAATGCGTCCTCTTGGCTTGGCCGAAGTTTCACGAACAGGTATTGCGGCCATTGGGCGTGGACCTAAAACTTTTTATATGAATGAGGAGCCTGTCTAA
- the ilvC gene encoding ketol-acid reductoisomerase, translated as MRVYYDRDADLNLIKGKKVAIIGYGSQGHAHANNLKDSGVSDIVIGLRPTSTAVKKAEAAGFKVMEPGEAAAWADVVMVLTPDEGQGALYKDSLEKNMKEGAALAFAHGLAIHFRIIEARPDLDVFLIAPKGPGHTVRSEYQRGGGVPSLVAVAQNASGKALDIALSYASANGGGRAGIIETTFKEEVETDLFGEQAVLCGGTVELVRAGFETLVEAGYAPEMAYFECLHELKLIVDLLYEGGISNMNYSISNTAEYGEYVTGPRIITPETKAEMKRVLTDIQDGTFVRNFILENQSGGVGFKAIRARNDAHQIEKTGEKLRSMMPWIAKGKLVDKTRN; from the coding sequence ATGCGGGTTTATTATGATCGCGATGCTGATTTAAACCTTATTAAAGGGAAGAAAGTTGCCATTATTGGGTATGGCAGCCAAGGCCATGCACACGCGAATAACTTAAAAGATAGTGGTGTTTCTGACATTGTTATTGGCCTGCGCCCAACATCCACTGCGGTAAAAAAAGCAGAAGCTGCCGGGTTTAAGGTTATGGAACCCGGTGAAGCAGCAGCTTGGGCTGATGTCGTCATGGTTCTAACGCCAGATGAAGGCCAAGGTGCCCTTTACAAAGACTCTTTGGAAAAGAACATGAAAGAAGGCGCTGCTTTGGCGTTTGCTCATGGACTTGCTATTCATTTCCGGATTATTGAAGCACGCCCTGACTTGGATGTGTTCTTGATTGCTCCAAAAGGCCCTGGCCACACAGTTCGTTCTGAATATCAGCGTGGTGGTGGGGTTCCATCGCTTGTTGCTGTTGCGCAGAATGCATCAGGTAAGGCGCTTGATATCGCTCTTTCATACGCTTCTGCCAATGGTGGTGGTCGCGCGGGTATTATTGAGACCACATTTAAAGAAGAAGTCGAGACCGATCTCTTTGGTGAGCAAGCTGTTCTGTGTGGTGGTACAGTTGAGTTGGTTCGTGCAGGCTTTGAGACACTGGTTGAAGCCGGTTATGCTCCAGAGATGGCTTATTTTGAGTGCTTGCACGAGTTAAAGTTGATTGTTGACCTTCTGTATGAAGGCGGCATCTCCAACATGAACTATTCGATTTCCAATACTGCTGAGTATGGGGAATACGTAACGGGGCCTCGTATTATTACGCCAGAAACAAAAGCTGAAATGAAGCGTGTTCTGACGGATATTCAGGATGGTACGTTTGTTCGTAACTTCATTCTGGAGAATCAGTCTGGTGGCGTTGGTTTCAAAGCTATCCGCGCACGCAATGATGCTCATCAGATTGAAAAAACAGGTGAGAAACTGCGTTCAATGATGCCTTGGATTGCCAAGGGTAAGTTGGTTGATAAAACACGCAACTAA
- the speD gene encoding adenosylmethionine decarboxylase: protein MNALAQLGMVSGLPRDIQNSEVHSVEDERKDYFIERDGERYAGNHLLIDFWDAQNLDDPQRIDETLRESALAAGATILHSHFHHFTPNGGVSGVIVLAESHISIHTWPERNFAAVDVFMCGVCDPNLSIPVMQRLFQAGRIEVDSMRRGRVQKREADVA, encoded by the coding sequence ATGAACGCACTTGCTCAACTGGGGATGGTATCGGGACTCCCGAGAGATATCCAGAACAGCGAAGTTCATTCTGTTGAGGATGAACGTAAAGATTATTTCATTGAACGTGATGGCGAGCGTTATGCTGGCAATCATTTGCTGATCGATTTTTGGGATGCCCAAAATCTTGATGATCCGCAGCGTATTGATGAAACACTTCGTGAATCTGCTCTAGCAGCAGGGGCTACTATTCTGCATAGCCACTTTCACCATTTCACACCAAATGGTGGAGTCTCTGGTGTGATCGTTTTGGCTGAAAGCCATATTTCTATTCATACGTGGCCTGAGCGTAATTTTGCAGCGGTTGACGTATTTATGTGTGGCGTGTGTGATCCTAACTTATCGATCCCAGTCATGCAGCGTTTATTTCAAGCCGGTCGCATAGAGGTTGATTCAATGCGTCGTGGTCGTGTGCAAAAGAGAGAAGCAGACGTAGCTTAA
- the speE gene encoding polyamine aminopropyltransferase yields MAETWLNETLYPNWGQRFLVTRELARVKSDFQDVVVFESSSHGRVLVLDGVIQITERDEFVYQEMLTHVPMLAHPHAKRVLIIGAGDGGVLRRVLQHDTVEKAVMVEIDGAVIELSKKHLPNIAGDAWNDPRAEVIVGDGIDYVAKAKDASFDVIIVDSTDPIGVGEVLFTDEFYRDCARILSDEGIIVNQCGVPFMQADELRETSLRRAKFFPHVTAYVAAVPTYVGGFMTLGMASKGQSPNVQTVEQIRERAEKAKIIGTTRYWTPEIHVGSFNLPPYINEQLPRK; encoded by the coding sequence ATGGCTGAAACATGGCTAAACGAGACTTTGTACCCAAATTGGGGACAGCGTTTTCTCGTTACGCGTGAACTCGCACGTGTAAAGTCAGACTTTCAAGATGTTGTTGTTTTTGAAAGTTCTAGTCATGGTCGGGTTCTCGTTTTGGATGGCGTTATCCAGATAACAGAACGAGATGAATTCGTTTATCAGGAAATGTTAACGCATGTTCCTATGCTTGCTCATCCCCATGCGAAGCGTGTTCTGATTATTGGCGCAGGGGATGGTGGTGTTTTGCGGCGTGTTTTACAGCATGACACCGTAGAAAAAGCCGTCATGGTTGAGATTGACGGTGCTGTTATTGAGCTTTCCAAGAAGCATCTCCCTAATATTGCGGGAGATGCATGGAATGACCCTCGTGCAGAGGTCATTGTTGGTGATGGAATAGATTACGTCGCCAAGGCAAAAGACGCATCGTTTGATGTGATTATCGTTGATAGTACGGACCCAATCGGAGTGGGTGAAGTATTATTTACGGATGAGTTTTATCGTGATTGTGCACGGATTCTGTCAGATGAAGGGATTATCGTTAATCAGTGCGGTGTGCCCTTTATGCAAGCTGATGAATTACGTGAGACAAGTTTGCGTAGAGCAAAGTTTTTCCCACACGTAACAGCTTATGTCGCGGCGGTTCCAACGTATGTTGGTGGCTTTATGACATTGGGTATGGCGTCTAAAGGACAATCTCCTAACGTTCAAACCGTTGAACAAATTCGTGAGCGTGCTGAAAAAGCCAAAATTATTGGAACAACACGGTATTGGACACCAGAGATTCACGTTGGATCTTTTAACCTGCCACCTTATATCAATGAGCAGCTTCCTAGGAAATGA
- a CDS encoding putative quinol monooxygenase — translation MSGTFIVIAEFYVETKYRAAFLKVCAYDKERSVQDEPGCYSFEVNSLTSDPNLIILIESYENQEAFDLHLKMPHFEKFAQALKDYNVIEKNVRTLTKEIL, via the coding sequence ATGTCTGGAACATTTATCGTTATCGCTGAATTTTATGTCGAAACGAAATATAGAGCCGCTTTCCTTAAAGTATGCGCTTACGATAAAGAACGTTCAGTTCAAGATGAACCGGGGTGTTATTCATTTGAAGTAAACTCTCTTACAAGTGACCCCAATCTTATTATTTTAATTGAGTCCTATGAAAACCAAGAGGCTTTTGATCTTCATTTAAAAATGCCCCATTTTGAGAAGTTTGCGCAGGCATTAAAAGACTATAATGTCATTGAAAAAAATGTTCGTACTCTTACAAAAGAAATTCTTTAA